One window from the genome of Actinoplanes teichomyceticus ATCC 31121 encodes:
- a CDS encoding PPOX class F420-dependent oxidoreductase produces the protein MPKMSREEALAFLTAGTRTGKLATVSPAGVPHVVPIWFVADGDTLLFTTGHSSIKARNLRADPRAALSVDVQDFPYHYVSVQGRVGLQEGAPDLLDWTTRIAQRYVPADQAEAYGRRNAVPEELLCRLSIERITGFSDIAL, from the coding sequence ATGCCGAAGATGTCCCGGGAGGAAGCACTGGCCTTCCTCACCGCCGGTACCCGTACCGGCAAGCTCGCCACCGTCTCACCCGCCGGCGTGCCGCACGTGGTGCCGATCTGGTTCGTGGCCGACGGCGACACCCTGCTGTTCACCACCGGCCACAGCAGCATCAAAGCACGCAACCTGCGCGCCGATCCGCGTGCCGCGCTCAGCGTCGACGTGCAGGACTTCCCGTACCACTACGTGTCTGTGCAGGGCCGGGTCGGCCTCCAGGAGGGCGCGCCCGACCTGCTCGACTGGACCACCCGGATCGCCCAGCGGTACGTGCCGGCGGACCAGGCCGAGGCCTACGGCCGGCGCAACGCCGTTCCGGAGGAGCTGCTCTGCCGGCTCTCGATCGAACGGATCACCGGATTCAGCGACATCGCGTTGTGA
- a CDS encoding MmcQ/YjbR family DNA-binding protein, translating to MSREEKPDVPVTTVEQVREFALAMPDAVEVETWGHPTFRVRDKIFASTSADGVVAIIKASKEELAELMAADPETYDPADYFGRYGWVRAQLARADPDEIRDLVVEGWRRAAPKRLVTAYDQGGR from the coding sequence GTGAGCAGAGAGGAGAAACCGGACGTGCCGGTGACGACGGTTGAGCAGGTACGCGAGTTCGCCCTGGCCATGCCCGACGCGGTGGAGGTCGAGACGTGGGGACACCCGACCTTCCGGGTCCGCGACAAGATCTTCGCCAGCACTTCGGCCGACGGCGTGGTCGCGATCATCAAGGCGTCCAAGGAGGAGCTGGCCGAGCTGATGGCGGCCGACCCGGAGACGTACGACCCGGCCGACTATTTCGGCCGGTACGGCTGGGTGCGCGCGCAGCTGGCCCGGGCCGATCCGGACGAGATCCGCGACCTGGTGGTGGAAGGCTGGCGCCGGGCCGCGCCCAAGCGGCTGGTGACCGCCTACGACCAGGGCGGGCGGTGA
- a CDS encoding ABC transporter ATP-binding protein, which yields MNELLRCAGVHHRYGALPVLTGIDLTVVPGARHALIGPNGAGKSTLLKLIAGAMRPSAGRIHYAGNDVTRHREGRRARAGIGRTFQHSTLFGSLTVRQNVALGLGAGRAGRRHREAIDALLASVGLQDLPEVPVATLSYSQCRRLEIAVALAARPRLLLLDEPAAGMSGEERARLVDLLRGLPPTVTVVFVEHDLDVVFQLATEVSVLHLGTILVTGSPDEVRRSPEVRDAYLGARTVEVSRAADA from the coding sequence GTGAACGAGTTGCTGCGCTGCGCCGGCGTGCACCACCGCTACGGCGCGCTCCCGGTGCTCACCGGGATCGATCTGACCGTCGTGCCGGGCGCCCGGCACGCCCTGATCGGGCCCAACGGCGCGGGCAAGAGCACCCTGCTCAAACTGATCGCGGGCGCGATGCGCCCGTCGGCGGGACGGATCCACTACGCCGGGAACGACGTCACCCGGCATCGCGAGGGCCGGCGCGCCCGGGCCGGCATCGGGCGTACCTTCCAGCACTCGACGCTGTTCGGCTCGCTGACCGTACGCCAGAACGTGGCGCTCGGCCTCGGCGCCGGGCGCGCCGGCCGGCGGCACCGCGAGGCGATCGACGCGCTGCTGGCCTCCGTCGGCCTGCAGGACCTGCCGGAGGTGCCGGTGGCCACGCTGTCCTACAGCCAGTGCCGCCGCCTGGAGATCGCCGTCGCGCTGGCCGCGCGGCCCCGGCTGCTGCTGCTCGACGAGCCGGCGGCCGGCATGTCCGGCGAGGAGCGCGCCCGGCTGGTCGATCTGCTGCGCGGCCTGCCGCCCACGGTCACCGTGGTCTTCGTCGAGCACGACCTGGACGTGGTGTTCCAGCTGGCCACCGAGGTGAGTGTGCTGCACCTGGGCACGATCCTGGTCACCGGGTCGCCGGACGAGGTGCGCCGCAGTCCCGAGGTACGCGACGCCTATCTCGGTGCCCGGACGGTGGAGGTGAGCCGTGCTGCGGATGCATGA
- a CDS encoding phenazine biosynthesis protein, translated as MTTTSVPATTGLTFDERVRHLMRWHFSPETGSPFWLRQLPELGFDPIEEVTDAAGLLRFPDLSDRLRTTPAGDLIPRGLTGAGFQVYESGGSSGAPKRIVDRDYRSRLLSWAFERLRAHHLPDPAHWLHLGPSGPHVFAYDCARYAALGGGLFYPVDFDPRWVKRLVAAGDTEIVGRYVRHLLDQARDVLSSQPIGVLSTTPPLIEAICADPELHELVNRRVDTIIWAGTSFSPESLRQVDEIFFPDTTVIGIYGNTLMGVAPQRPPQPGDKHRCVFEPWAEAIRIDLVEDGEPVGYGERGRVRLSLVTEEMFLPNVMERDTAVRVEPAEGGAVDGLAEVGTIATVGANRVIEGVY; from the coding sequence ATGACGACGACCAGCGTTCCGGCGACCACCGGCCTGACCTTCGACGAGCGCGTCCGGCACCTCATGCGGTGGCACTTCAGCCCGGAGACCGGATCGCCCTTCTGGCTGCGGCAGCTGCCCGAGCTGGGCTTCGACCCGATCGAGGAGGTGACCGACGCGGCCGGGCTGCTGCGCTTCCCGGACCTCAGCGACCGGTTGCGCACCACGCCGGCCGGCGACCTCATCCCGCGCGGGCTCACCGGCGCCGGGTTCCAGGTGTACGAGTCCGGTGGCAGCAGCGGCGCGCCCAAGCGCATCGTGGACCGCGACTACCGCAGCCGCCTGCTGTCCTGGGCCTTCGAGCGGCTGCGCGCGCACCACCTGCCCGACCCGGCGCACTGGCTGCACCTGGGCCCGAGCGGGCCGCACGTGTTCGCGTACGACTGCGCGCGTTACGCCGCCCTCGGCGGGGGGCTGTTCTACCCGGTCGACTTCGACCCGCGCTGGGTCAAGCGCCTGGTCGCGGCCGGTGACACGGAGATCGTCGGGCGCTATGTGCGCCACCTGCTGGACCAGGCCCGCGACGTGCTGAGCTCCCAGCCGATCGGGGTGCTCAGCACCACTCCGCCGCTGATCGAGGCGATCTGCGCCGACCCGGAGCTGCACGAGCTGGTCAACCGCCGGGTCGACACGATCATCTGGGCGGGCACGTCGTTCAGCCCGGAGAGCCTGCGGCAGGTGGACGAGATCTTCTTCCCCGACACCACCGTCATCGGCATCTACGGCAACACGCTGATGGGCGTGGCGCCGCAGCGCCCGCCGCAACCCGGCGACAAGCACCGCTGCGTGTTCGAGCCGTGGGCCGAGGCGATCCGGATCGACCTGGTCGAGGACGGCGAGCCGGTCGGTTACGGCGAGCGCGGGCGGGTGCGGCTCAGCCTGGTCACCGAGGAGATGTTCCTGCCCAACGTCATGGAGCGGGACACCGCGGTGCGGGTCGAGCCGGCCGAGGGCGGTGCGGTCGACGGTCTGGCCGAGGTCGGCACGATCGCGACGGTCGGCGCGAACCGGGTCATCGAAGGGGTGTACTGA
- a CDS encoding ABC transporter ATP-binding protein: MHDVVAGYGRGAVLQGVDLQVPSGRAVALLGRNGVGKSTLVSTIAGLLRPTAGEIRLDGRDIAGLRPDLIARAGVGLVPQGRRIWPSMTVAEHLALAAGRGRGAGRAWPAENVFELFPRLAERRRHLAAQLSGGEQQMLAIGRALATGPRVVLMDEPSEGLAPVVVDEVATALRALVAAGLSLLLVEHDVHLALGVADEVAVMVRGRIVHRCPAAAFSRDEGLRERLLGVA, encoded by the coding sequence ATGCATGACGTGGTCGCCGGGTACGGCCGCGGCGCCGTGCTGCAGGGTGTCGACCTCCAGGTGCCGTCCGGGCGTGCGGTGGCGCTGCTGGGCCGCAACGGCGTCGGCAAGTCCACCCTGGTCTCGACGATCGCCGGCCTGCTGCGCCCCACCGCCGGCGAGATCCGGCTGGACGGCCGGGACATCGCCGGCCTGCGCCCGGACCTCATCGCCCGGGCCGGCGTCGGCCTGGTGCCGCAGGGCCGGCGGATCTGGCCGTCGATGACCGTCGCCGAGCACCTGGCGCTCGCCGCCGGGCGGGGCCGCGGGGCCGGCCGGGCGTGGCCGGCCGAGAACGTGTTCGAGCTGTTCCCGCGGCTCGCCGAGCGCCGCCGGCACCTGGCGGCCCAGCTGTCCGGCGGCGAGCAGCAGATGCTGGCCATCGGCCGGGCGCTGGCCACCGGGCCGCGGGTGGTCCTCATGGACGAGCCGTCCGAGGGGCTCGCGCCGGTGGTCGTCGACGAGGTGGCCACGGCGCTGCGCGCCCTGGTGGCGGCCGGGCTGTCGCTGCTGCTGGTCGAGCACGACGTGCACCTGGCGCTCGGGGTGGCCGACGAGGTGGCGGTGATGGTCCGGGGCCGGATCGTGCACCGCTGCCCGGCCGCCGCGTTCAGCCGCGACGAGGGCCTGCGGGAGCGGCTGCTCGGCGTCGCCTGA
- a CDS encoding FMN-dependent NADH-azoreductase → MTRLLYVKATPPGPGSRSGAVAEAFLDTFRDRNPDATVDVVDLFDTPLPTAADGVAAFRRRSRAMVDRFTAADHYLFSVPMWNFGIPYVLKHFIDVVTQPGLTFRLSPQTGYTGLLAGRTACVVYTSGAYAPGLPAHFGADFQSSYLDYWLGFLGLTQVTAITLRPTDFTDRLAGDLDRARDEARKAALAL, encoded by the coding sequence GTGACCCGACTGCTGTACGTCAAAGCCACCCCGCCCGGTCCCGGCAGCCGCTCAGGTGCCGTCGCCGAGGCGTTCCTCGACACGTTCCGCGACCGGAACCCGGACGCCACCGTCGACGTCGTCGACCTCTTCGATACGCCGTTGCCGACGGCCGCCGACGGCGTTGCCGCGTTCCGGCGGAGGTCCAGGGCCATGGTCGACCGGTTCACCGCCGCGGACCACTACCTGTTCTCCGTGCCGATGTGGAACTTCGGCATCCCGTACGTCCTGAAGCATTTCATCGACGTCGTGACCCAGCCGGGCCTGACGTTCCGGCTGAGCCCGCAGACCGGGTACACCGGCCTGCTGGCCGGCCGGACCGCCTGCGTGGTCTACACCAGCGGGGCGTACGCGCCCGGTCTGCCCGCCCACTTCGGCGCGGACTTCCAGTCGTCGTACCTCGACTACTGGCTCGGCTTCCTGGGGCTCACCCAGGTCACCGCGATCACGCTGCGCCCGACCGACTTCACCGACCGCCTCGCCGGCGACCTGGACCGGGCCCGGGACGAGGCGCGCAAGGCCGCACTCGCGCTGTAG
- a CDS encoding cation:proton antiporter has product MKSIAPAAELTVATVLADIAIVLVVGYVFGRAARRLGQPVVVGEILAGIALGPSLLGLLPGDLTSAVFPPAGRPYLSAISQVGLLLFMFLIGWEFDRRLVARRKSLTVSVSVCSIALAFGLGVGLAALLYDRHATVAGRHVPFTAFALFIGAAMSITAFPVLARILRDRRIAHTEVGVLALASAAIDDVLAWCILAVVAMVATARDPGDLIQVVALSALYVTAMTAVVRPALARLVRRVESAPALAVITASGVFLSSYATTWIGIHAVFGAFAFGFVMPREPVERLTQAVRRPFENIGLLLMPVFFIVTGLSVDISGLTVTNAVELAAIVLVACAGKMLGATGAGRAFGLPWSDARRLGVLMNTRGLTELIVLNVGVSLGVLDTPMFTMMVIMALVTTAMAGPLLSRRWPDSGDEIAARAAEPVAARG; this is encoded by the coding sequence ATGAAGTCAATCGCCCCTGCGGCCGAACTCACCGTAGCGACGGTGCTGGCCGACATCGCCATCGTGCTGGTGGTCGGATACGTCTTCGGCCGGGCGGCTCGGCGGCTCGGTCAGCCCGTGGTCGTCGGCGAGATCCTCGCCGGCATCGCACTCGGCCCCAGCCTGCTGGGCCTGCTTCCCGGCGACCTGACCTCCGCCGTCTTCCCGCCCGCGGGCCGCCCGTACCTCTCGGCGATCTCCCAGGTCGGGTTGCTGCTGTTCATGTTCCTGATCGGATGGGAGTTCGACCGCCGGCTGGTGGCCCGCCGCAAGAGCCTCACCGTGTCGGTGTCGGTGTGCTCCATCGCCCTGGCGTTCGGGCTCGGCGTGGGCCTGGCCGCGCTGCTCTACGACCGGCACGCGACCGTGGCCGGCCGGCACGTCCCGTTCACCGCCTTCGCGCTGTTCATCGGCGCCGCCATGTCGATCACGGCGTTCCCCGTCCTGGCTCGCATCCTGCGGGACCGGCGCATCGCGCACACCGAGGTGGGCGTCCTGGCGCTGGCCAGCGCCGCCATCGACGACGTGCTGGCCTGGTGCATCCTGGCCGTGGTCGCCATGGTGGCGACCGCGCGGGACCCCGGCGATCTGATCCAGGTCGTCGCGCTGTCGGCGCTCTACGTGACGGCGATGACAGCGGTGGTCCGGCCGGCGCTCGCCAGGCTGGTGCGGCGCGTGGAGTCCGCCCCGGCACTGGCGGTGATCACCGCGTCCGGGGTCTTCCTCTCGTCGTACGCCACCACCTGGATCGGCATCCACGCGGTCTTCGGCGCGTTCGCGTTCGGCTTCGTCATGCCCCGCGAGCCGGTCGAGCGGCTGACCCAGGCGGTCCGCCGGCCGTTCGAGAACATCGGCCTGCTGCTCATGCCGGTCTTCTTCATCGTGACCGGGCTGAGCGTGGACATCAGCGGGCTGACCGTCACGAACGCCGTCGAGCTCGCCGCGATCGTCCTGGTCGCCTGCGCCGGCAAGATGCTCGGCGCCACCGGCGCGGGCCGGGCCTTCGGGCTGCCCTGGAGCGACGCGCGCCGGCTGGGCGTGCTGATGAACACCCGAGGCCTCACCGAGCTGATCGTCCTCAACGTCGGGGTCAGCCTCGGGGTTCTCGACACCCCCATGTTCACCATGATGGTGATCATGGCGCTGGTGACGACGGCGATGGCCGGGCCGCTGCTGTCGCGGCGCTGGCCGGACTCCGGAGACGAAATCGCCGCCCGCGCCGCCGAACCGGTCGCGGCCCGCGGGTGA
- a CDS encoding branched-chain amino acid ABC transporter permease produces the protein MAGADVAATAVLNGLAVGLLLFLTAAGLSLIFGMMDVLNLAHGSLFLAGAYLAWWVGGDRQTWPSLAAAAGAAVLVGILGGAVLALLAAPLARRSHLEQALLTLGVALIAGDLFSALFGDDVRATVPPPGLDGTITVAGWTYPRYRLVLVVVGAVLAAAVYWTVERTLLGALFRATVADRDMVAAIGMDPRRARVAAFALGAVLATLAGLLGAPIYHARPGLDLTILVLALVVVVVGGLGTVRGPLLAALLFGQVESVGQAVLPEFASFLLFGALAAVLVVRPRGLFGAATAGAAR, from the coding sequence GTGGCCGGCGCCGACGTGGCGGCCACGGCCGTGCTCAACGGCCTGGCGGTGGGGCTGCTGCTGTTCCTCACCGCGGCCGGGCTCTCGCTGATCTTCGGCATGATGGACGTCCTCAACCTCGCGCACGGCTCGCTCTTCCTGGCCGGCGCGTACCTCGCCTGGTGGGTCGGTGGCGACCGGCAGACCTGGCCCTCACTGGCCGCCGCGGCCGGGGCCGCCGTGCTGGTCGGCATCCTCGGCGGCGCCGTGCTGGCGCTGCTGGCCGCGCCGCTGGCCCGCCGGTCGCACCTGGAGCAGGCGCTGCTCACCCTCGGCGTCGCGCTGATCGCCGGTGACCTGTTCTCGGCGCTGTTCGGCGACGACGTGCGTGCCACGGTGCCGCCGCCGGGGCTGGACGGCACCATCACCGTCGCGGGCTGGACCTATCCGCGGTACCGCCTGGTCCTGGTCGTGGTCGGCGCCGTGCTGGCCGCGGCGGTCTACTGGACGGTCGAGCGGACGCTGCTGGGCGCGCTGTTCCGCGCCACGGTCGCCGACCGGGACATGGTGGCCGCGATCGGCATGGATCCGCGCCGGGCGCGGGTCGCGGCGTTCGCGCTCGGCGCCGTCCTGGCCACCCTGGCGGGTCTGCTGGGCGCCCCGATCTACCACGCCCGGCCCGGCCTCGACCTGACCATCCTGGTGCTGGCGCTGGTCGTGGTCGTGGTCGGTGGCCTCGGCACGGTCCGCGGGCCGCTGCTGGCCGCGCTGCTGTTCGGCCAGGTCGAGTCGGTCGGCCAGGCGGTGCTGCCGGAATTCGCCTCCTTCCTGCTCTTCGGGGCCCTGGCGGCGGTGCTGGTGGTCCGCCCGCGGGGCCTGTTCGGGGCGGCCACGGCGGGAGCCGCACGATGA
- a CDS encoding branched-chain amino acid ABC transporter permease has translation MTAGTLTTLARRPRWLAPATSVVTVGALAAGPFLLLPYATATLTRMLVFGLLAASLSVLVGLAGTPSLGHAAFFGAGAYATAWTAVHQTSTVLALCAGTLVAAVLAALVGAVAVRTHGVWFLMFTLAVGELLQQTADSWEPVTGGSNGLYGIPALAVGPLVADGPATTYWFVLIFFVLGMATLWAVATSSFGTRLRAVRDSEDRMRALGHRATAVKWTAFLLAGAVAGLAGGLFAAQQRLVTPADLGFSTSALALLAVVIGGSGSLWGPVLGAALVIAVRDVLGADLDGHGPLALGLLFVLVVYLLPGGFLRPRGAGPRPLPGIRLLRRDQR, from the coding sequence ATGACCGCCGGCACCCTCACCACGCTCGCCCGTCGCCCGCGGTGGCTGGCGCCGGCGACCTCGGTGGTCACGGTGGGCGCGCTCGCCGCCGGGCCGTTCCTGCTGCTTCCGTACGCGACCGCGACACTGACCCGGATGCTCGTCTTCGGCCTGCTCGCGGCGAGTCTGAGTGTGCTGGTCGGACTGGCCGGGACACCGTCGCTCGGACATGCCGCGTTCTTCGGCGCCGGCGCGTACGCGACCGCCTGGACCGCCGTGCACCAGACGTCCACCGTCCTGGCGCTGTGCGCCGGCACGCTCGTGGCCGCCGTCCTGGCGGCGCTGGTCGGCGCCGTGGCCGTACGCACCCACGGCGTCTGGTTCCTGATGTTCACCCTCGCCGTCGGGGAGTTGCTGCAGCAGACCGCGGACAGCTGGGAGCCGGTCACCGGCGGGTCCAACGGGCTCTACGGGATCCCGGCGCTCGCCGTCGGCCCGCTGGTCGCCGACGGTCCCGCGACGACGTACTGGTTCGTGCTGATCTTCTTCGTGCTCGGCATGGCGACGCTGTGGGCGGTCGCCACCTCCTCGTTCGGCACCAGGCTGCGCGCCGTCCGGGACAGCGAGGACCGGATGCGGGCGCTCGGGCACCGCGCCACCGCGGTGAAGTGGACCGCCTTCCTCCTGGCCGGCGCGGTGGCCGGCCTGGCCGGTGGCCTGTTCGCCGCGCAGCAGCGCCTGGTCACCCCGGCCGACCTCGGGTTCAGCACCTCCGCGCTGGCCCTGCTGGCCGTGGTGATCGGCGGCAGCGGGTCGCTGTGGGGGCCGGTGCTGGGCGCGGCGCTGGTGATCGCGGTCCGCGACGTGCTCGGCGCGGACCTCGACGGGCACGGCCCGCTCGCGCTGGGCCTGCTCTTCGTCCTCGTCGTCTATCTGCTTCCCGGTGGGTTCCTGCGCCCGAGGGGCGCCGGTCCCCGACCGCTTCCCGGCATCCGGCTCCTGCGAAGGGATCAACGGTGA
- a CDS encoding ABC transporter substrate-binding protein produces the protein MGAARINRRTLLGFAAAVGAAGVTGCGNSLGGATANAAGGATIKIGLVIPQSGVYAPLGEDIRRGWELWLARNGGKLGGLRAVTVVADEGEGPQTGVPAVQQLLQRDQVDVLVGIVNSATALGVRDLVGGVRKLLLIANAGAGEITGSGRSPYIWRTSFTNAQVAAAMGRHLAGTGLRRAYAIAPDYVAGAEAIAGFSQAFRAGGGTIAGESRPPFGKTQDYQPFLSRIQSSGAQGTFCFFGGAESVAFVKQYAQFGLSGRMPLYASGFLVEGGVLAAQGDAAVGVLSTLHYTAELDNPANVAFRTAYRAAYQVAPTVYAVQAWDAAAVLSRALEKTGGARDGDSLARAVEGPADSPRGPWTFAGQSPRQSFYLRRVESRGGELVNTVVSDLGPLDAEA, from the coding sequence ATGGGCGCAGCTCGCATCAACCGCAGAACGCTGCTCGGCTTCGCCGCCGCGGTCGGAGCCGCCGGGGTAACCGGGTGCGGCAACAGCCTCGGCGGCGCGACCGCGAACGCGGCCGGCGGCGCAACGATCAAGATCGGCCTGGTCATTCCGCAGTCCGGGGTCTATGCCCCGCTCGGTGAGGACATCCGGCGTGGCTGGGAGCTGTGGCTGGCCCGCAACGGCGGGAAGCTCGGCGGCCTGCGCGCCGTCACCGTCGTCGCCGACGAGGGCGAGGGGCCGCAGACCGGCGTCCCCGCGGTCCAGCAGCTGCTGCAACGCGACCAGGTCGACGTCCTGGTCGGCATCGTCAACTCGGCCACCGCCCTCGGCGTGCGTGACCTGGTCGGCGGCGTGCGCAAGCTGCTGCTGATCGCCAACGCCGGAGCCGGCGAGATCACCGGGTCCGGGCGCAGCCCGTACATCTGGCGCACCTCGTTCACCAACGCGCAGGTCGCCGCCGCGATGGGCCGGCATCTCGCCGGCACCGGCCTGCGCCGGGCCTACGCCATCGCGCCGGACTACGTGGCCGGGGCCGAGGCGATCGCCGGCTTCAGCCAGGCGTTCCGGGCCGGCGGCGGCACGATCGCCGGCGAGAGCCGGCCGCCGTTCGGCAAGACCCAGGACTATCAGCCGTTCCTCAGCCGCATCCAGTCGTCCGGCGCGCAGGGCACCTTCTGCTTCTTCGGCGGCGCCGAGTCGGTCGCCTTCGTCAAGCAGTACGCCCAGTTCGGCCTCTCGGGCAGGATGCCGCTGTACGCCTCCGGGTTCCTGGTCGAGGGCGGTGTTCTCGCCGCCCAGGGCGACGCCGCCGTCGGCGTGCTGTCCACCCTGCACTACACCGCGGAGCTGGACAACCCGGCGAACGTGGCGTTCCGCACCGCGTACCGGGCGGCCTATCAGGTGGCGCCGACCGTCTACGCGGTCCAGGCGTGGGACGCCGCCGCGGTGCTGTCCCGCGCGCTGGAGAAGACCGGCGGCGCCCGTGACGGCGACAGCCTGGCGCGGGCCGTCGAGGGTCCCGCCGACAGCCCGCGCGGGCCGTGGACGTTCGCCGGCCAGTCCCCCCGGCAGTCGTTCTACCTGCGCCGGGTCGAGTCGCGCGGCGGCGAACTGGTCAACACCGTGGTCTCCGACCTCGGTCCGCTGGACGCGGAGGCATAG
- a CDS encoding aldehyde dehydrogenase family protein, translating to MSAAAIEPIVCGRTVHSLDRAVLADVCGTPLADVGQAPRLMAAGALAQARRAADGRPVEHALLVRAAELFANAELDGETPDEYERRVALGTGLPRGTVRHATADIVRAIDRLPRTVAAELPATEQGSGYRTVWVPAGRIFAAVMASNHPAPNDSWLHALALGFSVLVRPGTRDPFTARRLVLALLAAGLPAHRVSYLPGSHAVGSYLLESADRGIVYGGDEAVARWRGSASVTTRGPGRSRALLDVAPTDEVLDHLATAAAYDGGTRCNNISLVLTTGDVRAVADGLAARFDKLGGPVVTAPDAVLPAVDAARAEVLAGQLRGLREELTVHAPVGAEPVTGLPDGSYRPLPTVLSTDDPRHPAVGLELPFPFVVVAPWRRGEPDLLGGALVANLLTEDEDIVAGAVADPRIGKVTRGRTLPWAAAPGTPHDGNLSVFLLHPKGIVDMGGKEDAMA from the coding sequence ATGTCGGCCGCCGCGATCGAGCCGATCGTCTGCGGTCGCACGGTGCACAGCCTGGACCGGGCGGTGCTGGCCGACGTGTGCGGCACCCCGCTGGCCGACGTGGGTCAGGCGCCGCGGCTCATGGCGGCCGGCGCCCTGGCCCAGGCCCGGCGCGCCGCCGACGGCCGGCCGGTCGAGCACGCCCTGCTGGTGCGCGCCGCCGAGCTGTTCGCCAACGCCGAGCTCGACGGGGAGACCCCGGACGAGTACGAGCGCCGCGTGGCGCTGGGCACCGGTTTGCCGCGCGGAACCGTCCGCCACGCCACCGCCGACATCGTGCGCGCGATCGACCGGCTGCCGCGTACCGTGGCCGCCGAACTGCCCGCCACCGAGCAGGGCAGCGGTTACCGGACCGTCTGGGTGCCGGCCGGGCGGATCTTCGCGGCCGTGATGGCCAGCAACCATCCCGCGCCGAACGACTCGTGGCTGCACGCCCTCGCGCTCGGCTTCAGCGTGCTGGTCCGGCCCGGCACCCGGGACCCGTTCACCGCCCGCCGGCTCGTCCTCGCGCTGCTCGCCGCGGGGCTGCCCGCGCACCGGGTGTCCTACCTGCCCGGCAGCCACGCGGTGGGCTCCTATCTGCTGGAGTCCGCGGACCGGGGCATCGTCTACGGCGGCGACGAGGCGGTGGCCCGCTGGCGCGGCAGCGCGTCGGTGACGACGCGGGGCCCGGGGCGCAGCCGTGCCCTGCTGGACGTCGCGCCCACCGACGAGGTTCTCGACCACCTCGCGACCGCGGCGGCCTACGACGGCGGCACCCGGTGCAACAACATCTCGCTGGTGCTGACCACCGGCGACGTCCGGGCGGTGGCCGACGGGCTGGCGGCCCGCTTCGACAAGCTGGGCGGCCCGGTCGTCACCGCGCCGGACGCGGTGCTGCCCGCGGTCGACGCCGCCCGGGCGGAGGTGCTCGCCGGGCAGCTGCGCGGGCTGCGGGAGGAGCTGACCGTGCACGCCCCGGTGGGCGCGGAGCCGGTGACCGGCCTGCCGGACGGCTCGTACCGGCCGCTGCCGACCGTGCTGTCCACGGACGATCCGCGGCACCCGGCGGTCGGCCTCGAACTGCCGTTCCCGTTCGTCGTGGTGGCCCCGTGGCGCCGCGGGGAGCCGGACCTGCTCGGTGGCGCGCTGGTCGCCAACCTGCTGACCGAAGACGAGGACATCGTGGCCGGCGCCGTCGCCGATCCGCGCATCGGCAAGGTCACCCGCGGCCGGACGCTGCCGTGGGCGGCGGCGCCGGGCACGCCGCACGACGGGAACCTGTCGGTCTTTCTGCTTCACCCGAAGGGCATCGTCGACATGGGGGGG
- a CDS encoding SDR family NAD(P)-dependent oxidoreductase, with the protein MSVWFVTGASRGLGSEIVEQLLDAGERVVAAARDPHALDRLAAYDHRLLAVPLDVTDPGQADAAVAAAVDRFGGIDVLVNNAGRGLIGAVEEASDEEVRSVFETNVFGLLNVVRSALPAMRGRRRGHLINISSILGFSAKPGWGVYAATKFAVEGLSEALRVELEPLGIRVSLVEPGLFRTNFLDPSSVRLAGRVIDDYAPTSGRVRAWAGTHNGAQAGDPAKAAAAIIALGDAAESTFRLPLGTDAVERVQLKLAEVTADLAATRTVGLAMSFPEPAVAAGR; encoded by the coding sequence ATGTCTGTCTGGTTCGTGACCGGGGCGTCTCGCGGCCTCGGATCCGAGATCGTGGAACAGTTGCTCGACGCCGGCGAACGGGTCGTCGCGGCGGCGCGTGACCCGCACGCGCTCGACCGGCTCGCCGCCTACGACCACCGGCTGCTCGCCGTCCCGCTCGACGTCACCGACCCCGGGCAGGCCGACGCGGCCGTCGCCGCGGCGGTGGACCGCTTCGGCGGCATCGACGTGCTCGTCAACAACGCCGGCCGCGGGCTGATCGGCGCGGTCGAGGAGGCCAGCGACGAGGAGGTCCGGTCGGTCTTCGAAACCAACGTGTTCGGCCTGCTCAACGTGGTCCGCAGCGCGCTTCCGGCGATGCGCGGCCGGCGCCGGGGGCACCTGATCAACATCAGTTCGATCCTCGGCTTCAGCGCCAAGCCCGGCTGGGGCGTCTACGCCGCGACCAAGTTCGCCGTCGAGGGTCTCAGCGAGGCGCTGCGGGTGGAGCTCGAGCCGCTGGGCATCCGGGTCTCCCTGGTCGAACCGGGGCTGTTCCGCACGAACTTCCTCGACCCGTCGTCGGTACGCCTGGCCGGCCGGGTCATCGACGACTATGCCCCCACCTCCGGCCGGGTGCGTGCCTGGGCCGGGACGCACAACGGCGCCCAGGCCGGCGACCCCGCGAAGGCCGCCGCGGCGATCATCGCGCTCGGCGACGCCGCCGAGTCCACCTTCCGGCTGCCGCTGGGCACCGACGCGGTCGAGCGGGTGCAGCTCAAGCTCGCCGAGGTGACCGCCGACTTGGCGGCCACCCGTACGGTGGGACTGGCCATGTCGTTCCCTGAGCCGGCCGTCGCCGCCGGTCGATGA